Proteins encoded within one genomic window of Sminthopsis crassicaudata isolate SCR6 chromosome X, ASM4859323v1, whole genome shotgun sequence:
- the LOC141549071 gene encoding mortality factor 4-like protein 1 — protein sequence MASPQQVRRRNLRPLCPDRRSGRVTASQPSGERETAGGSVPGDQKASYQFSGKPDRNGPIFQDGEDVLIFQGPKMHKAQCVWVAVEDQQVKYLVRYPPQSDISPASGGFATCSCPPFWRPALARTRLISSGRATPLRTPSGSSYGQSIILGRGAFSSRNLDSMPVAPQLFSEQPLYPISPRGWDYAWIPEGSVLRYSAAYLQRNKSAYILLQIAAEKKRQPEHPISLIRGSYYCNSSENSTTTLPLGRGMLQRDTDAIGGLGKKPTDNREVQIHLPVALEDLFLQDWSLVTLTKKLFKVPAKKTVDNILTTYATFQPNLRTTDQKYAVSALVAVIKEYFDLLLATHLLYDYERSQYADVLAHFPVLQMSQIYGSAHLLRLFPKLGSLLACSPLNDSSIRVFMNHLQDFLEYLARNPSQLFTEATDYQLGPEYRQKPE from the coding sequence ATGGCTTCTCCTCAGCAAGTCCGTCGACGCAACCTCCGGCCCTTGTGCCCTGACCGGAGATCAGGTCGGGTGACAGCTAGCCAGCCGTCTGGGGAAAGGGAAACCGCTGGAGGAAGTGTTCCGGGTGACCAAAAGGCCTCTTACCAGTTCAGCGGTAAGCCGGACAGGAACGGACCCATTTTCCAAGATGGGGAAGATGTACTGATTTTCCAGGGCCCCAAGATGCACAAGGCCCAGTGTGTCTGGGTGGCTGTGGAGGACCAGCAGGTCAAATACCTAGTCCGTTACCCGCCCCAGAGCGACATCAGTCCAGCCAGTGGAGGGTTTGCTACTTGCTCCTGTCCACCCTTCTGGCGGCCCGCGTTAGCTCGGACCCGGCTCATCTCAAGTGGCCGAGCCACGCCTCTGAGAACTCCCAGTGGGAGCAGCTACGGCCAATCCATAATCCTGGGAAGGGGGGCCTTCAGTTCCAGAAACCTGGACTCGATGCCAGTTGCTCCCCAGTTGTTCTCTGAACAGCCGCTTTATCCCATTTCCCCCCGTGGCTGGGACTATGCATGGATCCCCGAAGGCAGTGTCCTCCGCTACTCCGCTGCTTACCTGCAGAGGAACAAATCTGCCTATATCCTCCTCCAGATAGCAGCTGAGAAGAAGAGGCAGCCTGAACACCCCATTTCTTTGATCCGGGGCAGCTATTACTGTAATTCAAGTGAGAACAGTACCACAACCCTTCCTCTAGGGAGAGGAATGTTACAGAGAGACACGGATGCTATTGGAGGCCTAGGAAAAAAACCCACGGACAATCGGGAAGTCCAGATCCACCTGCCCGTGGCCCTGGAGGACTTGTTCCTGCAGGATTGGTCACTGGTAACCCTCACGAAAAAGCTCTTCAAAGTGCCAGCCAAGAAGACCGTTGATAACATTCTGACCACGTATGCCACCTTCCAGCCAAACTTGCGGACCACTGACCAGAAGTATGCCGTCAGTGCTCTAGTGGCTGTGATCAAAGAGTACTTTGACTTGCTGTTGGCCACCCACCTGCTCTACGATTATGAGAGATCTCAATACGCTGATGTCCTGGCCCATTTCCCTGTTTTGCAGATGTCCCAGATCTATGGCAGTGCCCACCTTTTGCGCCTTTTCCCAAAACTGGGCTCCTTGCTGGCCTGCAGTCCTCTGAATGACAGCAGCATCCGTGTGTTTATGAACCACTTACAAGATTTCCTGGAATATCTGGCCAGAAATCCTTCTCAGCTGTTTACAGAAGCCACCGATTACCAGCTGGGTCCTGAGTACAGACAAAAACCTGAATGA